Proteins from a genomic interval of Methanofollis formosanus:
- a CDS encoding metallophosphoesterase yields the protein MRPHFLPDLPALLVEGCRQRVLVVADLHFGIESGLARAGVHVQSRSRARAERLIAAIEEADPDLVLLLGDVKHSVPLTSRQEFAELPKVFEAVRARAPLRVLPGNHDGGIARFLDEDELLPADGTVIDGVGYLHGHTHPAPALRGGLVVAGHLHPAVTLCDEVGCSLRAEPAYLYTPLTGEYEGTRLLAVPAACEFSGGVDVLDLPESGLGPLARCIDEEHAEVWLRDGTYIGTFGEIREQRRA from the coding sequence ATGCGGCCGCACTTTCTCCCCGACCTCCCGGCCCTCCTCGTCGAGGGGTGCCGGCAGCGGGTGCTCGTCGTCGCCGACCTCCACTTCGGGATCGAGTCGGGGCTCGCGAGGGCGGGCGTGCATGTGCAGAGCAGGAGCCGCGCGCGGGCCGAGAGACTCATCGCCGCCATCGAGGAGGCGGACCCCGACCTCGTCCTCCTCCTCGGCGACGTGAAACATTCAGTCCCGCTGACGAGCAGGCAGGAGTTCGCCGAACTCCCGAAAGTTTTCGAGGCGGTGCGGGCGCGGGCTCCGCTCCGGGTCCTCCCCGGCAACCACGACGGCGGGATCGCCAGGTTCCTGGATGAGGACGAACTCCTCCCCGCGGACGGGACGGTCATCGACGGGGTTGGATACCTCCACGGCCACACCCACCCGGCGCCCGCCCTCCGCGGTGGCCTGGTCGTGGCCGGCCACCTTCACCCGGCGGTGACGCTCTGCGACGAGGTGGGGTGTTCGCTCCGGGCCGAACCTGCCTATCTGTACACGCCGCTCACCGGCGAGTACGAGGGGACGCGTCTCCTCGCGGTCCCCGCGGCCTGCGAGTTCTCGGGGGGTGTGGACGTCCTCGACCTCCCGGAGAGCGGGCTCGGCCCGCTGGCACGGTGCATCGACGAAGAACATGCCGAGGTATGGCTGCGTGACGGGACCTATATCGGGACCTTCGGAGAGATCAGAGAACAGCGACGTGCTTGA
- a CDS encoding DEAD/DEAH box helicase — protein sequence MPRYGCVTGPISGPSERSENSDVLELLRPEVRALIEDRGFETLSEAQAGAIPPLLAGEHLVLIAPTGTGKTESAMFPVFNTLLSSPGPGFRALYITPLRALNRDILGRLTWWCERLGLTVGVRHGDTPQNERRKQALHPPDLLITTPETVQALFMGKRLRKHLEQITHVVVDEVHELAGNKRGAQLAVALERLREYAGEFQRIGLSATVGNPDEIGRFLCGARPFTLVEVPVAKHLDLGVRCCAGEFEEQAKCVEEMVGAEPSSLVFVNTRVTAEALGHALHERGDVEVHHGSLSKEVRIDAEDRFRVGAVRALICTSSMELGIDIGHIAHVLQFGSPREVARLVQRVGRAGHQLHAVSRGTVIATGFDDLLESLAIIRRARAGAVEKIEPYANAADVLANAVDAMAVEYGEVPLNTIREIVERSGCFEDAGPLLEKVCNQMVDHRLIRLEGEGPATRVVTTGRARRYLFSNLSMIHDERKVPVFDIVARRTVGTLDESFVVSSLHTGAVFITRGELWRVLDFEEGKLTVEPAREARGELPSWEGEQIPVPYEVAQEVGALRRTRDLAAYTPDADAIAFAGEMFARMDTNGAQVPTDRLITVEDSDEGVVCNICAGHRANEAIARVLSVLISARTGTSVGTEAGAYRSVLRLPKGVRAADVRDLLLATDPAHVEGILRLALRHTSLFKWKLVQVAKKFGAIDADADYEKFSLHRLLDTFNDTVVADEAYNELFRAYMDVEKAAGVFRAVQAREVAVEVGRLSAIGAEGLSSSRDLIPPPSIDHAVISTLKRRLAGDQVVLFCMHCRAWTSRTRVERVAETPQCPKCSARLVAALKPWEEETARAMKKKEKSAEERAAEKRFLQNANLVLSYGKPAVVALAARGVGPETAARILARSRDEERFYREILKAERNYVLTRRFW from the coding sequence ATGCCGAGGTATGGCTGCGTGACGGGACCTATATCGGGACCTTCGGAGAGATCAGAGAACAGCGACGTGCTTGAACTCCTCAGGCCGGAGGTGCGGGCGCTCATCGAGGATCGGGGGTTTGAAACGCTCTCCGAGGCGCAGGCAGGAGCCATCCCGCCGCTCCTTGCGGGAGAGCACTTGGTGCTCATCGCCCCGACCGGGACCGGGAAGACCGAGAGCGCGATGTTCCCGGTCTTCAACACCCTTCTCTCCTCCCCAGGCCCCGGGTTCAGGGCGCTCTACATCACCCCTCTGCGCGCCCTCAACCGCGACATCCTGGGCCGTCTCACCTGGTGGTGCGAGCGGTTGGGGCTCACGGTCGGGGTGCGACACGGCGACACCCCGCAGAATGAGAGGAGAAAACAGGCCCTCCACCCGCCCGACCTGCTCATCACCACCCCGGAGACGGTGCAGGCCCTCTTCATGGGCAAGCGGCTCAGAAAACATCTCGAACAGATCACCCACGTCGTCGTCGACGAGGTCCACGAACTCGCCGGGAACAAGCGGGGCGCCCAGCTCGCGGTGGCCCTCGAACGTCTCCGTGAGTACGCCGGGGAGTTCCAGCGGATCGGGCTCTCGGCCACCGTCGGGAACCCGGACGAGATCGGGCGCTTCCTCTGCGGGGCGCGGCCCTTCACCCTGGTGGAGGTGCCGGTCGCGAAGCACCTCGACCTCGGGGTGCGGTGCTGCGCCGGCGAGTTCGAGGAACAGGCGAAGTGCGTCGAGGAGATGGTCGGGGCCGAACCCTCGTCCCTGGTCTTCGTGAACACCAGGGTGACCGCCGAGGCGCTGGGCCATGCCCTCCACGAGCGCGGGGACGTCGAGGTCCATCACGGTTCGCTCTCGAAGGAGGTGCGGATCGATGCCGAGGACCGGTTCAGGGTCGGGGCGGTGCGGGCGCTCATCTGCACCTCCTCGATGGAACTCGGGATCGATATCGGGCACATCGCCCACGTGCTCCAGTTCGGGAGCCCCAGGGAAGTGGCGCGACTGGTCCAGCGGGTGGGCCGCGCCGGCCACCAGCTTCACGCCGTCTCGCGCGGCACGGTCATCGCCACCGGCTTCGACGACCTCCTTGAGTCCCTGGCGATCATCCGCCGGGCGCGGGCCGGCGCGGTGGAGAAGATCGAGCCGTACGCCAACGCCGCCGACGTCCTCGCGAATGCCGTCGACGCGATGGCGGTGGAGTACGGCGAGGTGCCCCTGAATACGATCCGCGAGATCGTCGAACGCTCGGGATGTTTCGAGGACGCGGGCCCGCTCCTGGAGAAAGTCTGCAACCAGATGGTCGATCACCGCCTGATCAGGCTCGAAGGCGAGGGGCCGGCGACGCGGGTGGTCACGACGGGCCGCGCCCGGCGGTACCTCTTCTCCAACCTCTCGATGATCCATGACGAGCGCAAGGTCCCGGTCTTCGACATCGTCGCGAGGCGGACGGTCGGGACGCTGGACGAGTCGTTTGTGGTCAGTTCCCTCCACACCGGCGCGGTCTTCATCACGCGGGGCGAACTCTGGCGGGTGCTCGATTTCGAGGAGGGAAAACTCACCGTCGAACCGGCGCGGGAGGCGCGGGGCGAACTCCCTTCATGGGAGGGCGAGCAGATCCCGGTGCCGTACGAAGTGGCGCAGGAGGTGGGGGCGCTGCGGCGGACGCGGGACCTCGCGGCCTACACCCCGGACGCCGACGCGATCGCCTTCGCCGGCGAGATGTTCGCGCGGATGGACACGAACGGGGCGCAGGTCCCGACCGACCGTCTCATCACCGTCGAGGACTCGGACGAGGGCGTGGTCTGCAACATCTGCGCCGGGCACCGGGCGAACGAGGCGATCGCAAGAGTGCTCTCGGTGCTCATCTCGGCGCGGACTGGCACCTCGGTCGGGACCGAGGCCGGGGCATATAGATCGGTGCTCAGGCTGCCGAAGGGGGTGCGGGCCGCCGACGTCCGCGACCTCCTCCTCGCCACCGACCCGGCGCATGTGGAAGGGATCCTCCGCCTCGCCCTCCGCCACACCTCACTCTTCAAGTGGAAACTCGTCCAGGTGGCCAAGAAGTTCGGGGCCATCGACGCCGACGCCGATTACGAGAAGTTCAGTCTCCACCGGTTGCTGGATACCTTCAACGATACGGTCGTCGCCGACGAGGCCTACAACGAACTCTTCAGGGCGTACATGGACGTCGAGAAGGCCGCCGGGGTCTTCAGAGCGGTGCAGGCCAGGGAGGTCGCCGTCGAGGTCGGGCGGTTGTCGGCGATCGGGGCCGAGGGGCTCTCCTCGTCGCGCGACCTCATCCCGCCGCCGTCCATCGACCACGCCGTCATCTCCACGCTCAAGCGCCGTCTTGCCGGCGACCAGGTGGTCCTCTTCTGCATGCACTGCAGGGCGTGGACGAGCAGGACGCGCGTCGAGCGGGTGGCGGAGACGCCGCAGTGCCCGAAGTGTTCGGCCCGCCTCGTCGCCGCCCTCAAACCCTGGGAGGAGGAGACGGCCCGCGCCATGAAGAAAAAGGAGAAGAGTGCGGAGGAGCGGGCGGCCGAGAAACGGTTTTTGCAGAACGCAAACCTCGTTCTTTCCTATGGGAAACCGGCCGTCGTCGCCCTCGCCGCGCGCGGGGTCGGTCCCGAGACCGCCGCACGGATCCTTGCGCGGTCACGGGACGAAGAACGTTTTTACCGGGAAATATTGAAGGCGGAGAGGAACTATGTCCTCACCCGCAGGTTCTGGTGA